TTTTCATTTCCATTAAGAGAACTATTACAAACACCTTTGTCAACTGTATATTTTGTAACTATTGTATCTTTAATTGCTTCTACAGAAAAGTACTCTTTAGGTAAATTAATACTGATTGTACTCTTTCTACTAGCTCTTTTAGGGATTTCCATAGTTACAAAAAGTTCACCATTAAAAGTGTCCCAATTTCCATTTGGATCGTGAAATTGAATTGCTTTTTCTAATAATTGATCTCCTGTAATTTCTTGCGAAAAGGAAGTGATTGAAATAAAAAGGAGTAATAGTGTTGTTAGTTTTTTCATAACTTAAAAGTAATAAATTTTCTATAACTCAGTTTTTTGAATTCCAGTAACAGTAATTCCGTGTTTTGTTAATGTCTCCACTTTACTCGGATTATTAGTCAACATTTTTACAGATTTCACTTTTAATGCCTTTAAAATTTCTGCGGCAACTGTAAAATCTCTTGCATCTTTACTAAAACCTACTTTTTCATAAGCTTCTGCTTGTGGTACACCTTTTTTCTTATGCTCTATACTTTTAATTAAAGCAAAATGACCATTTCCTTTACCTTCTTGTTCTAACCAAATAACAATTCCTTTTCCTGCTTTCTGAATCAGCTGTTGAGAAATTTCCATTTGTTCTCTACAATCACATTCTATACTATTAAAATGATGCGCAAAAATACAAGACGAATGTATTCTACATAATATATTTTCTTCACCTTCAATATTACCCATTACCAAAGCATGAGATTCCTTTTGTCCGTTATAAAATAACGTTTCTTTGAACTCTCCAAACTTTGTTTTAATAGAAGTCTCTGCTAATTTTACGATCATTTTTTTGTATTAAAAAATCCCGCAAAAGCGGGATTTTAAATTTTATTCTTGAATATCTAATTTCAAACTTAATTCTTTTAATTGATCGTCATCGATAAATGCTGGAGCGTCAATCATTACATCTCGTCCAGAATTATTTTTAGGGAATGCAATAAAGTCTCTAATAGTTTCTTGTCCGCCTAAAATAGCAACCAATCTATCCAAACCAAAAGCCAAACCACCATGAGGAGGCGCACCATATTCAAAAGCATCCATTAAGAAACCAAATTGTGCTTTTGCATCTTCATCAGAAAAACCTAAATGTTTCAACATTGTAGCTTGCATTTGTTTATCGTGAATACGAATAGAACCACCACCAATTTCATTACCGTTTAAAACCAAATCATACGCATTTGCTTTTACTGCTCCAGGATCTGTGTCTAACAATTCCATTTGACCAGGTTTAGGAGAAGTAAATGGGTGATGCATTGCATGATAATGCCCAGTTTCTTCATCTAACTCTAATAAAGGGAAATCAATTACCCAAAGAGGAGCAAAAACTTTAGGATCTCTCAAGCCTAAACGTTCTGCTAATTCCATACGTAAAGCAGATAATTGTACTCTTACTTTATTTGTTTCTCCAGATAAAACACACACTAAATCACCAGGTTTTGCACCAGTAACTTCAGCCCATTTAGCTAAATCTTCTTGGTCGTAGAATTTATCTACAGAAGATTTAAAAGATCCATCTTCGTTTACACGAGCATAAATCATTCCTAAAGCACCAACTTGAGGGCGTTTTACCCATTTAATAATATTGTCTATTTCTTTTCTTGTGTAAGAATTTCCTCCAGGAACTGCGATACCAACAACTAATTCTGCGCTATTAAAAACACCAAAATCTTTATGTTGAGTAACTGCATTTAACTCACCGAATTCCATTCCGAAACGAATATCTGGCTTGTCATTTCCGTACAATTTCATTGCATCGTCATATAACATTCTAGGGAATTTCTCCACTTCAACATTATTTACTTCTTTTAGTAAGTGACGCGTTAATCCTTCAAAAATATTTAAAATATCTTCTTGCTCAACAAATGCCATTTCACAGTCAATCTGTGTAAATTCTGGTTGTCTGTCTGCACGTAAATCTTCATCTCTAAAACATTTTACAATCTGAAAATATTTATCCATTCCACCAACCATCAAAAGTTGTTTAAATGTTTGAGGAGATTGAGGTAAAGCATAAAACTGACCTTCATTCATTCTACTAGGCACCACAAAATCTCTTGCGCCTTCTGGTGTAGATTTAATTAAATAAGGAGTTTCAACTTCGATAAATTCCTGATCAGACAAGTATTTTCTAACTTCCATCGAAACTTTATGACGGAAAATTAAACTGTCCTTTACTGGATTTCTTCTAATATCTAAATATCTGTATTTCATTCTGATGTCTTCTCCACCATCAGTTTTATCTTCAATTGTAAAAGGCGGTGTAATAGATGCGTTTAAGATTTCTAACTTAGAAACCAACACCTCAATAGCTCCTGTTGCCATTTTAGAATTCTTAGATTCTCTGTCAATTACAGTTCCTGTTACTTGTATTACAAACTCTCTTCCTAAAGATTTTGCTTTTTCCATCATTTCTTTTGGCGTACGATCTTCATCAAAAATTAACTGCGTAATTCCATATCTGTCTCGTAAATCGACCCAAACCATAAAACCTTTATCACGCGATTTTTGTACCCAACCTGCTAAGGTAACTTCTGTATTTACATGAGATGCTCTTAACTCTCCACAAGAATGACTTCTATACATTTCTTTTCTTTTAATGAGGTGCAAAATTAAACATTTTCTATTTAATATGGGGTTTTTGGGCGTTCATTTCTTCTCAGAAATGCCCCGCTTTTCGCACTCGCTTTTTTTATTCCGAAAAAGAATAAAAAAGAGCTCAAACAAATGCTTCAATCGGTAACGCAAAATCCGTTCAATTCTTTGTAAATTTGCTTTATGAGTGTAATTAATATTCAAGAGAAATTTAAACTGTTTTCAGATCATTGGTCGCCTAAAAAAATTGGCGAATTAAATGGACAACAAATCTTGTTAGCAAAGCTAAAAGGTGAGTTTGTTTTTCATAAACATGACAATGAAGACGAGCTTTTTATGGTCATAAAAGGTTCTTTAGATATTGAATTACGCGATAAAACAGTTACTTTAAACGAAGGTGAATTTTATGTTGTACCAAAAGGAGTAGAACATAAACCAATTGCAAAAGAAGAAGTTCATGTTTTATTATTCGAACCACTTTCAATTAAACATACAGGAGATATTATTGCAGATATAACTGTAGAAACTTACGAAGCTATTTAATTATGAGTAAATTATTTTTAGTACCAACACCAATAGGTAATCTAGAAGACATGACTTTTAGAGCGATTAGAATTCTAAAAGAAGTCGATTTTATTTTAGCAGAAGACACGCGTACAAGTGGAAAACTCTTAAAACATTTTGAGATTGAAACGCAAATGCACAGTCACCACATGCATAACGAACATAAATCTGTAAAAGGTATTGTGCAAAGAATACAAAACGGAGAAACATGTGCATTAATTTCTGATGCTGGAACTCCTGCAATTTCAGATCCTGGTTTTTTACTAACGAGAGCGTGTGTAGAAAATAATATTGAAGTAGATTGTTTACCTGGAGCAACAGCTTTTGTACCTGCTTTGGTAAACTCTGGTTTGCCAAACGATAAGTTTGTTTTTGAAGGTTTTTTACCTGTTAAAAAAGGAAGACAAACTCGTTTTCTTTTATTAGCAGAAGAAAAAAGAACGATGATTATTTATGAATCTCCACATAAATTGATAAAAACACTTGGGCATTTTGTAGAATATTTTGGAGCAGACAGACAAGTTTCTGTGTCTAGAGAATTAACAAAAATGTTTGAAGAAACGATTAGAGGAACTGCAACTGAAGTTTTAGCACATTATACTGCAAAACCACCAAAAGGTGAAATTGTGGTGATTGTTGAAGGGAAGAAGTAAGTTAATATATAAGCTATGAAAATAAATATAAGAACAACTAATCATATTGATTTTCCTGAAGAATTTAAAGAGCCTAATTTTTATATTGATAATGTCGATAATAAATTTATAGAGGTTCTTGAAGATAATACTATTAGTACTGAACTAGAAATAAGTAATATAAATTTTTTTGTTGGAGAAAATAATTCTGGAAAAAGTAGGTTTTTAAGAGGTTTATTAAAATTAAATTATCCTTTCGAAAATTTAATCCAAGGTGTTTTTTTTCCTGATTTAATAAGCGAAATTTCAGAAACTGAAGAAAGATTAAATGAAAGCCTAGTTCCAAAAAATGTTTTATCAGAAGTTATTCATATAACAGATGATTTAATATCCAATTTCAATAGTGATGATAATGAAAAGATTGATTATTATTTGAAAGAGTTACACAAATTAGGTCGACATATTTATGAGAATGAAGATAAGATGAAAATCTTAAAAACCTATATTGAACAAATTGAAACTTTACAAAACGAGTTGGTTTTTACAAAAAAAAATAAAATCAACAATAAAATATATATTCCTATTCTAAGAAGTCTTTTGAGTGGGAATCATTTAGGTACTGACAGTTTTATAAATACTGTCAAAACCTTATATTTTAAAAATAAAACAAGTTTTGAAATTCATTCAGGATTAAGAATGTGGAGTAAAATTGATGAAATCCAAAGTTCTGATAAAATAAGGGATTTAGAGAAATTTCAAGATTTTTTAAGTAATTACTTCTTTAATAAAAAAAGAGTACAAATATTAGCTGATAGAAAAACTAAAGTCATAAAAATTGCTACTAATAATAGTGAATTTGAAAAAATAAATGATTTAGGAGATGGTATTCAAGCTTTAATAATACTCTTATACCCAATTTTTACTGCTGATATAAATGATTGTTTTTATATAGAAGAACCCGAGATAAATTTACATCCAGCATTCCAAAAAATTTTTATTCAAACTCTTTTAAATGATGAGTTTCTAAAAGCTAAAAAATTAAAATATTTTTTTACTACTCATTCTAACCATTTATTAGATTTAACTTTATTAGATGATGATGTTTCTATCTTTCAATTCCAAAAAATAGAAGAAAATAAACATTTAATAAAAACCAGTGTTAAGCCAAATAAAGAGATTTTAGATTTATTAGGAGTTACAACTTCATCAGTGTTCTTATCTAATAGTTCAGTTTGGGTTGAAGGGCCAACTGATAGAAAATATTTATCAAAATTTTTAAAACTATATTCAGAAGGTAATAAAGATGTAAAGTATTTAAAAGAAGATATTGATTTTGCCTTTTTTGAATATGGGGGTAATTTAATTGAGCATTATCTTTTTGATGAAAAAGAAGAGTTTGATGAAGAGGAAGTCAGAAATAAAATAAATTCCTTCGCTTTATCAAATAAAATTTTTCTTATAGCTGATAATGATAATGCTGAAAAAGGTTCAAAAAAAGATTTAAGAAGAATAGCTTTAAAAGCGTTATCTGATAAAAATGACAATTTTACATATCAAAATACAGAGTTAAAAGAGATTGAAAATTTACTTCCTAAAAAAATTATTCAAGATTTTATTTCAGAAATTTTAAAAACAGAAGAAAGTATAGAAAAAGCTAAGAATATAGTTTTTGAAAGAAATGATTATAATGAAATAGGACTTGGTAAATTCTACTTTGATTTATTTTTAAATCATAAAATTCCTAAAAAAGATTTTCGTGCTTTCAATGCTGAATCTGGAACTTTAAAAAACGATTATAAAATAAAATTAGCGAGTTTCGTTGTTGATTCAGAATATACTTATTCAGATTTAATTGAGGGCAATAATGAGCTAAAAGACATAATTGAAAACTTATATAAATTTATTATAAAAAAATGATCATCCAAGAATTCAAAACCAAGTTAAAATCAAATCCAACATCAATTAATTTTGCAGATACGATGCAAGTAATTGAGGATAACTACAATTTTACTCCAACTACTTTTACAAACGGAGAAATCACAAATAATGCAGGCGAAAACTCAGGTTCTTGTAAATTATTTGCATTTGCACAACATCAAAAATTAAGAAAAGAAGAAACGTTATTTTGTTTTGGTGAACATTATAAGAATGTTTTAGAAGATGAAAATGGAGATTCTCATCAAAATATTAGAAACTTTATGAATTCTGGTTTCGAAGGTTTGTCTTTTGAAGGTGAAGCTTTAGA
The window above is part of the Polaribacter sp. SA4-12 genome. Proteins encoded here:
- a CDS encoding AAA family ATPase, which translates into the protein MKINIRTTNHIDFPEEFKEPNFYIDNVDNKFIEVLEDNTISTELEISNINFFVGENNSGKSRFLRGLLKLNYPFENLIQGVFFPDLISEISETEERLNESLVPKNVLSEVIHITDDLISNFNSDDNEKIDYYLKELHKLGRHIYENEDKMKILKTYIEQIETLQNELVFTKKNKINNKIYIPILRSLLSGNHLGTDSFINTVKTLYFKNKTSFEIHSGLRMWSKIDEIQSSDKIRDLEKFQDFLSNYFFNKKRVQILADRKTKVIKIATNNSEFEKINDLGDGIQALIILLYPIFTADINDCFYIEEPEINLHPAFQKIFIQTLLNDEFLKAKKLKYFFTTHSNHLLDLTLLDDDVSIFQFQKIEENKHLIKTSVKPNKEILDLLGVTTSSVFLSNSSVWVEGPTDRKYLSKFLKLYSEGNKDVKYLKEDIDFAFFEYGGNLIEHYLFDEKEEFDEEEVRNKINSFALSNKIFLIADNDNAEKGSKKDLRRIALKALSDKNDNFTYQNTELKEIENLLPKKIIQDFISEILKTEESIEKAKNIVFERNDYNEIGLGKFYFDLFLNHKIPKKDFRAFNAESGTLKNDYKIKLASFVVDSEYTYSDLIEGNNELKDIIENLYKFIIKK
- a CDS encoding HopJ type III effector protein; the protein is MIIQEFKTKLKSNPTSINFADTMQVIEDNYNFTPTTFTNGEITNNAGENSGSCKLFAFAQHQKLRKEETLFCFGEHYKNVLEDENGDSHQNIRNFMNSGFEGLSFEGEALELKS
- the rsmI gene encoding 16S rRNA (cytidine(1402)-2'-O)-methyltransferase, giving the protein MSKLFLVPTPIGNLEDMTFRAIRILKEVDFILAEDTRTSGKLLKHFEIETQMHSHHMHNEHKSVKGIVQRIQNGETCALISDAGTPAISDPGFLLTRACVENNIEVDCLPGATAFVPALVNSGLPNDKFVFEGFLPVKKGRQTRFLLLAEEKRTMIIYESPHKLIKTLGHFVEYFGADRQVSVSRELTKMFEETIRGTATEVLAHYTAKPPKGEIVVIVEGKK
- a CDS encoding cupin domain-containing protein, with the protein product MSVINIQEKFKLFSDHWSPKKIGELNGQQILLAKLKGEFVFHKHDNEDELFMVIKGSLDIELRDKTVTLNEGEFYVVPKGVEHKPIAKEEVHVLLFEPLSIKHTGDIIADITVETYEAI
- the aspS gene encoding aspartate--tRNA ligase, whose protein sequence is MYRSHSCGELRASHVNTEVTLAGWVQKSRDKGFMVWVDLRDRYGITQLIFDEDRTPKEMMEKAKSLGREFVIQVTGTVIDRESKNSKMATGAIEVLVSKLEILNASITPPFTIEDKTDGGEDIRMKYRYLDIRRNPVKDSLIFRHKVSMEVRKYLSDQEFIEVETPYLIKSTPEGARDFVVPSRMNEGQFYALPQSPQTFKQLLMVGGMDKYFQIVKCFRDEDLRADRQPEFTQIDCEMAFVEQEDILNIFEGLTRHLLKEVNNVEVEKFPRMLYDDAMKLYGNDKPDIRFGMEFGELNAVTQHKDFGVFNSAELVVGIAVPGGNSYTRKEIDNIIKWVKRPQVGALGMIYARVNEDGSFKSSVDKFYDQEDLAKWAEVTGAKPGDLVCVLSGETNKVRVQLSALRMELAERLGLRDPKVFAPLWVIDFPLLELDEETGHYHAMHHPFTSPKPGQMELLDTDPGAVKANAYDLVLNGNEIGGGSIRIHDKQMQATMLKHLGFSDEDAKAQFGFLMDAFEYGAPPHGGLAFGLDRLVAILGGQETIRDFIAFPKNNSGRDVMIDAPAFIDDDQLKELSLKLDIQE
- a CDS encoding GTP cyclohydrolase: MIVKLAETSIKTKFGEFKETLFYNGQKESHALVMGNIEGEENILCRIHSSCIFAHHFNSIECDCREQMEISQQLIQKAGKGIVIWLEQEGKGNGHFALIKSIEHKKKGVPQAEAYEKVGFSKDARDFTVAAEILKALKVKSVKMLTNNPSKVETLTKHGITVTGIQKTEL